GTCGACAACCTGCTCCCCATCGTGCGCGACTTCCGCGAAGAGCTGCAGGAGCTGGAGAAAGACATCTTCTCCGACACCTTCAAGCGCAGCACCATTCGTCGTCTGTACGACATGCAGCGTGACCTGATGACGTTGCGGCTAGCGGTGGCCCCTATGCAGGACATCATCAGCCAGTTGGTACGCCAGCACCCGCAACTCATTCCTGACGAACTGCGCGCCTATTTTCGCGACGTATACGACCACGTATTCCGCGTCAACGAATCGATCAGCGCCATGCGCGAAATGCTCGCCGCCGCCATCAACGTAAACCTATCCCTGGTCACCTTCGGCCAGAACGAGGTGATGAAACGACTGGCCGGCTACGCAGCCATGTTGGCCGCCCCTACTCTGATCACCAGCTGGTACGGCATGAACTTCACGCATATGCCCGAACTGGCTGAGCCATGGGCTTACCCAGTAATCATCGGCGTGGTGACTACATTGGTGGCCAGTATTTATTACGTTCTCAAGCGGGCGAAGTGGTTGTGAGTCTAACGAATACGCGGCACCGACTGACCTATGGGCTAGCCGCCATCACCTTGCTAGTGACCAGCCTCCTCTATGGGCCTGTCATCCACTTCAATTTCGTGTGGGATGATTGGCTGAGCTTTCACGATACACCTTGGTTGACCCAGGGTGATCAGTGGAAGCATTACATCCTGCGCGACTTCAACAACTGGGCGTACTACTTTAGGCCGCTCGTTGTAGGCTTCTTTACCCTGCAGGTTCGACTGTTCCATGACCTGCCCGGACCTATGCATGCTGTATCGCTTGCCCTGCACCTGATCGGCATAACCTTGGTTGGAGTTCTAGCGTGGCGCTGCGCCACGCTATCTGGCATGAACGCAACGCGCCGGACGTGGCTCGTTCCGCTTTGCATGGCAATTTACGGCCTACATCCAGCGCTTATCGAGACCGTCGCGTGGATCGGGTGCCAGTTCGAACTTGTATTGATAGTGCTTGTCCTTCTCAGCCTGATCGCAAATCTTGACATCCAGCACCCCGGACTACGCGCAGGCACAGTCGCGCTGACCTTCTTTCTCGCCGCATGCACGAAAGAGGCAGCCTTTTCGCTTCCACTTCTGCTGGTCTTGTTCGATTGGATCCTGTTCTCAGGCGGAGCGGGACAGCGCTTTGTCGCAAGCGTCGAGACCGTCATTCGACGCAACTGGCTCACCTATCTCAGGGATCATGCTTGCGGGCATCGGCTACCTGATTTTTCGGTCCTGGGCGCTCGGCACAGTTACAACGAATTTCCAATCGATATCCGCTACACCCTCAGACCATCTTTGGGAAATCAGCACCGTCTATCTTCGCTATGTGAAGATCATCCTCTGGCCGGTCTCCGGCATGGGGCCTATTCACCCCTATATCCCGCAGGTATTCCAGGGAACACCTTCCCCTGCCGACCTGCTGGTCATTGCCGTGGCGTTTGTCATTGTCGGAAGCGGGCTGTATTTCACCCTCCGACACAAATCGCCGACCGGCGCCATCATTGTCGGCGCTACAGCAGCGTTGCTTCCCGTTCTTCACATCATCCCAGTGGCATTCGATAAGAGCCTTTATCACGAACGCTATGCCGCTCTGTCGCTAGCCATCATGTGCGCCATGCTTCCCCTTATGCGCCGGCCTGCATGGCTGAAGCGGGCCAAACATGGAAGCGTTGCGAAATCCCTGATCGTCATCGTCATGTTCTTCTGGCTGACCTTTTCGATCATCGGTATACGCACCCTGCTTCCGAATTGGACAAACGATGAAACTCTATGGCGATGGGCGCTTTCATCCAATCCGCATGACGCCGATGCCAAGTTCAATCTTCTTTCGACCTATATAAGGAACAAGGATTACTCTGCTGCCCACAAGCTTGGCGACAAAGTGCTAGCTGACTCGTCCTCCTGCGACGAATGTATGCTCAAAATCGCAGAACTGGCGATCTTTCAGCACGAGCCCACCGGGGCCGCCATTGCACTCGAGCGTGTCCGTCATTCGCCCTCTATCGCGAAGAACAAAGACACGCTTCATACTTACTACCTGCTGACGGGTGAAATGCTTGCTCAACAAGGCAGCCTGGAGGATGCGGAAAACATCCTCCACGCTGCATTGTCACTGGCACCTCAGGACGCCGAAACAATAAACGCGCTGAACCTGGTTCTATCGCTGAGGAACCGAGCAACGCAAGCTAACCAATAAAAAGGAGTGGCGACCAGCGTCCGCCACTCCTTTGTCACGACCGTAGATTAGCAAGTCCGGATCAATGAGCCGAAGACGAACCTTCCGCCGTCCACTCCTTCAGCCACGCATTCACCGTCTCATGCCACTGCACGCTGTTCTGCGGCTTGAGCACCCAATGATTCTCGTCGGGGAAATGCAGCAGTTTGCTGGGAATGCCGCGACGCTGCAGCGCAGTGAATGCGCCAAGGCCCTGTGTATCGGGGATGCGGAAATCCTTGGCCGAGTGAACGACCAACATTGGTACGCGCCAATCCTTGACGTGGTTGACGGGGTTGAACTTCTCGTAGTTCTCGGGGTGCTCGTACTGCGTGCCGCCGTTCTCGCGTTCCTCGAACCACAGCTCTTCGGTGTCGTAGTACATGGCGCGCGCATCGAACACGCCGTCATGATCGACCAGACACTTCCACGGCTGGTTCCACACGCCAGCGATCCAGTAAATCATATAGCCACCGTAGCTGGCGCCCAGTGCGCAGGCGCGATCGCCATCGAGGAAGCCGTACTTGGACAGCGCGGCGCTCCAGCCGGCCTTGAGGTCTTCCAACGGCTTGCCACCCCAGTCACCCGAGATCGAATCGGTGAACGCCTGGCCGTAACCGGTTGAACCATGGAAGTTAATGGTGACCACGGCGAAGCCCTGGCCCGCGTAAGTCTGCGGGTTCCAGCGATAGCTCCACGCATTGTTCATGGCGCCCTGCGGGCCGCCATGGATGATGAAGGCGACCGGATACTTCTTGCCGGACTTGTAACCGACTGGCTTAACCACGTAGCCCTGCACGGTTTCGTTGTTCCAGCCCTTGAACGTGAAGAACTCGGGCTCACCCATCTGCGTCTTCTTGAGGCGCTCGACGTTGTAATGCGTCACCTGCTTGAGGCCCTTGCCCTGCAGGTCAGCCGTGTAGAGATCAGCCGAACGCTTCAGATCGTCACGCTGCACCAGCAACGACGACTTACCTAAGGAGTAGGCACCCACTTCGCCATTGGTGACGAGCGTGGTGACTTTGCCGCTGACAGCGTCCACGGCGAACAGAGGATGCTGGCCATTGTCGTCGGCAGTCACATAAAGCGTCTTGCCGTCCGCCGAAACCTGCATGCCGCCTGCAGAGCGATCCCAATTGGGCGCTACTTCGTGCTTCTGGCCGCTGGCAAGATCCAGCGCCATGATGCGGAAGCGGTCAGCTTCGGACACCGGCACCTTCATGGCCAGGTAGTACAGCGTCTTGCCATCCGGCGATGGCACCGGGAACGCATCCCAAGCCGGGTTGTCCGCTGTCAGGTTGCGCGGTGCTGCCGAACCATCCGCCGGCACACTGTAAACGTCAAAGTTGGTCGACCACGGCTCGCTGTTGCCTGCAATCCGCACATCGAAGTACACCGTCTTGCCGTCCGGCGAGAAGCTGAATTCGCCGTCGTCGCCGAACGGCTTGCTCGGCACGTCACCGTCGATGCCACGCGTGAGCAGCACCGGCTGTTCGGACGGGGCATCCATGTCCGCGATGAAGAGCTGGGCGCGCCGGCCATCGGCCCACGTATCCCAGTGGCGCACGAAGAGCTTGTCGTAAACTGTGCCCGAGGCCTTGTCTTTCTCGCGGCCGTCCAAACGCTCCTTGGTACAGGCAAGATCGGCGCAGTCGGTGAACACGCCAAAGGTGAGCAGTGCCTTCTTGCCATCCGGCGAGAGCTTGTAGCTGTCGACGTCGATCGGCGTATGCGTCACCTGCGTGGCGGTGGCTGATATACCTAGCGGGCGACGCCAGAGCTGTGACACACCGTCCTTCTCGGCTACGTAGTAGATCGCCGAGCCATCGGGCGCCCAACGCGGCGAAGAGGCCTTCTCCACCAGCTTGATCGGCGAGCCGCCCTTGGCGAGATCAAGCACATAGATAGAGGTGATGCCCTTGTTCGCGGCGTAGTC
This genomic window from Dyella terrae contains:
- a CDS encoding tetratricopeptide repeat protein, translating into MLAGIGYLIFRSWALGTVTTNFQSISATPSDHLWEISTVYLRYVKIILWPVSGMGPIHPYIPQVFQGTPSPADLLVIAVAFVIVGSGLYFTLRHKSPTGAIIVGATAALLPVLHIIPVAFDKSLYHERYAALSLAIMCAMLPLMRRPAWLKRAKHGSVAKSLIVIVMFFWLTFSIIGIRTLLPNWTNDETLWRWALSSNPHDADAKFNLLSTYIRNKDYSAAHKLGDKVLADSSSCDECMLKIAELAIFQHEPTGAAIALERVRHSPSIAKNKDTLHTYYLLTGEMLAQQGSLEDAENILHAALSLAPQDAETINALNLVLSLRNRATQANQ
- a CDS encoding alpha/beta hydrolase family protein; this encodes MKPLFVALALALAGTSAVAAEVENHGTHPFGIRDLVMMDRVGDPQLSPDGHLVLYTVRATDYAANKGITSIYVLDLAKGGSPIKLVEKASSPRWAPDGSAIYYVAEKDGVSQLWRRPLGISATATQVTHTPIDVDSYKLSPDGKKALLTFGVFTDCADLACTKERLDGREKDKASGTVYDKLFVRHWDTWADGRRAQLFIADMDAPSEQPVLLTRGIDGDVPSKPFGDDGEFSFSPDGKTVYFDVRIAGNSEPWSTNFDVYSVPADGSAAPRNLTADNPAWDAFPVPSPDGKTLYYLAMKVPVSEADRFRIMALDLASGQKHEVAPNWDRSAGGMQVSADGKTLYVTADDNGQHPLFAVDAVSGKVTTLVTNGEVGAYSLGKSSLLVQRDDLKRSADLYTADLQGKGLKQVTHYNVERLKKTQMGEPEFFTFKGWNNETVQGYVVKPVGYKSGKKYPVAFIIHGGPQGAMNNAWSYRWNPQTYAGQGFAVVTINFHGSTGYGQAFTDSISGDWGGKPLEDLKAGWSAALSKYGFLDGDRACALGASYGGYMIYWIAGVWNQPWKCLVDHDGVFDARAMYYDTEELWFEERENGGTQYEHPENYEKFNPVNHVKDWRVPMLVVHSAKDFRIPDTQGLGAFTALQRRGIPSKLLHFPDENHWVLKPQNSVQWHETVNAWLKEWTAEGSSSAH
- a CDS encoding magnesium and cobalt transport protein CorA, translated to MNTMTAPHALPSTSSTPADPMVVNCVAYRFDGQRIGDTSLDDISEVLKEPDTFVWVGLHEPDETLLQKLQEEFDLHDLAIEDAQHAHQRTKIEAYGDSLFVVVQTAQLVGGHIAFGETHVFLGPRYLVTVRHGASLSYAPARRNCEHTPELLALGPAYGLYGVLDFIVDNLLPIVRDFREELQELEKDIFSDTFKRSTIRRLYDMQRDLMTLRLAVAPMQDIISQLVRQHPQLIPDELRAYFRDVYDHVFRVNESISAMREMLAAAINVNLSLVTFGQNEVMKRLAGYAAMLAAPTLITSWYGMNFTHMPELAEPWAYPVIIGVVTTLVASIYYVLKRAKWL